The proteins below are encoded in one region of Manis javanica isolate MJ-LG chromosome 8, MJ_LKY, whole genome shotgun sequence:
- the LOC108397566 gene encoding LOW QUALITY PROTEIN: kallistatin (The sequence of the model RefSeq protein was modified relative to this genomic sequence to represent the inferred CDS: inserted 4 bases in 4 codons; substituted 1 base at 1 genomic stop codon): MGPKISNQLLSIQSLRDSGGAPAECRNPFYRSASPSARVEGVIYQPGALPLPGLDVLENFLGTPFPPIDLRTQKIHLASHLLLLLSGLLTLFHGQLCPEPDGQGRTNSPIKRLCAHVRAPPTPAPLKIAPGNTAFTFLIYHLMAFQPPGSXIFSPLSIPATTYAMLSPEAHLHSXAQILEGLGFILTEVSESDTHRAFQPLLHNLNLPGNRLERHTGSTLLLSQELALLRFLNVTLAFYRSRLFGTNFLNSVGITHLTNDHFKEETQGKIVDLVSELCTDIVIRDSIRGMSIRGKGVLRGIRPHMLQEGMGKKNQPYGNPAPWEKPSMLSMATRQDFYAAEGTAIEVPRMPRGQHHSRHDRSLPCSVLQVDHKGNDTAFVXPNXGEMKQTEEVLTPEMLTRWNNLLQKRYFYRKLEIGFPSFWISGSCTLDQVLPKXGFTDLFSQQALSSITKQRNLQLSRLVWCSLLMVFSTYTQSILFLGKVVNPLKPQHPRAGSPVTSRKMWPAGLGVRSPVSAVEMQKMPSGQNGRRGPSMHCRRRKSASLEPEPGGLFSRAGSATSVLQGLRLISSAPGPRFPHLEYALSWAGQPQGDTDKAKPQMRKVLSKTILEELITLAPGLVAKDPECFVAQALQSSEECIPPFCLAILAEKQVCY, from the exons ATGGGGCCAAAAATCAGTAACCAGCTTCTCTCCATTCAGTCACTCAGGGACAGTGGCGGAGCGCCTGCTGAGTGCCGCAACCCGTTCTACCGC TCTGCAAGTCCATCTGCAAGGGTTGAGGGTGTCATTTACCAGCCcggggccctgcccctgcccgggTTGGACGTTCTGGAGAATTTCCTGGGCACTCCCTTTCCTCCTATAGACCTGAGAACTCAGAAGATACATCTTGCCAGCCACCTGCTCCTCCTTCTGTCTGGGCTACTGACCCTTTTCCATGGTCAGCTGTGCCCTGAGCCTGATGGCCAAGGTCGCACCAACAGCCCCATCAAGAGGCTCTGCGCCCACGTAAGGGCTCCCCCAACCCCCGCCCCCCTCAAGATTGCCCCAGGCAATACTGCCTTTACCTTCCTCATATACCACCTGATGGCTTTCCAACCCCCAGGAT ATATCTTCTCCCCCCTGAGCATCCCTGCCACCACCTATGCCATGTTGTCCCCGGAGGCCCACTTGCACA CAGCCCAGATCTTAGAGGGTCTGGGCTTCATCCTCACAGAGGTGTCTGAGTCGGACACCCACCGGGCCTTCCAGCCCCTCCTGCACAATCTCAACCTCCCGGGCAACAGGCTGGAGAGGCACACGGGCAGCACCTTGCTCCTGAGCCAGGAGCTGGCACTCCTGAGATTCCTTAATGTCACCCTGGCCTTCTACAGGTCCAGACTCTTCGGCACCAACTTCCTCAACTCTGTGGGCATAACCCATCTTACCAATGACCATTTCAAGGAAGAAACTCAAGGGAAGATTGTGGATCTGGTCAGTGAGCTTTGCACAGATATTGTGATCAGAGATTCCATCAGAGGCATGAGTATTAGGGGAAAGGGGGTTCTTAGAGGAATTAGACCTCACATGTTGCAGGAGGGGATGGGGAA GAAGAATCAGCCCTATGGAAACCCAG CTCCGTGGGAGAAGCCATCCATGCTCTCGATGGCCACTCGCCAAGACTTCTATGCTGCTGAGGGTACGGCAATTGAGGTGCCTAGGATGCCCAGGGGACAGCACCACAGTCGGCACGACAGGTCCTTGCCCTGCTCGGTGCTGCAGGTGGATCACAAGGGAAATGACACGGCCTTTG ATCCTAACTGAGGAGAAATGAAGCAGACGGAGGAGGTTTTAACTCCAGAGATGCTAACAAGGTGGAACAACTTGCTCCAGAAGAG GTATTTTTACAGGAAGCTCGAGATAGGTTTCCCCAGCTTTTGGATTTCTGGCTCCTGTACATTAGATCAGGTTTTGCCCA CTGGCTTCACCGACCTGTTCTCACAGCAGGCTCTGTCCAGCATCACCAAACAGCGAAACCTGCAGCTGTCCAGG CTCGTCTGGTGCTCCCTTTTGATGGTATTTTCTACCTACACCCAGAGCATCCTCTTCTTGGGCAAGGTCGTCAACCCCCTGAAACCACAGCACCCTAGGGCTGGCTCACCTGTTACAAGCAGGAAGATGTGGCCTGCAGGCCTGGGTGTGCGCAGCCCTGTGTCTGCAGTGGAGATGCAGAAGATGCCAAGCGGCCAG AATGGACGGCGTGGTCCCAGCATGCACTGCAGAAGGAGGAAGAGCGCGAGCCTGGAGCCGGAGCCGGGCGGCCTGTTCTCACGTGCTGGCTCTGCTACTAGCGTGCTCCAGGGCCTCAGGCTGATCTCCTCTGctcctgggcctcggtttcctcacctgG aatACGCCCTGAGCTGGGCAGGACAGCCTCAGGGGGATACTGATAAAGCAAAGCCCCAAATGAGGAAAGTGCTCAGCAAGACCATTCTGGAGGAGCTAATCACACTAGCTCCAGGCCTCGTGGCCAAGGACCCAGAATGCTTTGTAGCTCAGGCCCTGCAAAGCTCAGAGGAATGCATTCCTCCCTTCTGCCTGGCTATACTGGCTGAAAAGCAAGTGTGTTACTGA